The Alosa sapidissima isolate fAloSap1 chromosome 6, fAloSap1.pri, whole genome shotgun sequence genome window below encodes:
- the ppp4r4 gene encoding serine/threonine-protein phosphatase 4 regulatory subunit 4 isoform X2, with amino-acid sequence MFVSKMTLNQSGLFGQIDDLQDLTFIERPIRRSLKTAEEIDKLTVDEDLNDIERAVYLLSSGQDVQRASVIVNLPTLVRQNPAETFRRVVPKVREVLHVAGVEMQLAAASSFLTILQDDIVLIQTHTHSILQIVLLNLDHRETVVSNAWLETLLASIDALPKETIRQEILSPLVSKAQLSQSVQARLASCRILGKVAGKFDSSVVKKDLLPLVRSLCQDVEYEVRSCMCRQLEDIARGIGLDHTKAVVLPELVELARDEGSTVRLAAFDTIINLLEMFDSDDRTRVIFPLVKTFCEKCFKADEAVLASLSFQYGKLCHGLSACFTEEQHLWFLEFYKKLCFLGLQHENGHCESQAYQLELENKYAMVRRNCAYNFPAMMLFADPNHFLSELYRTFSSLCHDPEISVRRTAAEGFHEVVKLLGPNVHYVHKELVTLLQDDSLEVLDALLNHLQETLELATSRGEGAGPESKLVNVPDLVPALVAAEQKAASSLRWRVHERLLHCYACLPRVVPADQIYFRFLQRMFSIITTNNVLPVQREAARTLCVFLRYNRKQEQRQEILTKIMQELGQGRSYWNRLRYLDLCEITMELFSKSYFCKHFLIQALELVSDPVANVRYKLCHMLPRLRSTIRLPADKHLLQQLEFCVRKLLCREKDKDVVATIRKIVLELDKMEITEPYHKRHERDLLDQKKEKEEALLLEMEMLERQQSEAKLVGEKHIEKKRRDSKTGLSGSKGMSGSTSGATLSTSAGKEMRKAKLARSRSLSSHPTTPKMSNSSDKTLKVKESGSCPGSGKSSMLAVNDDTMRPHHYSVASSSSSLSPTPSTSSMPVLIRSNTSSSVDHRGNGGKDTQSRKLSIQRKSNSFGMQSGRE; translated from the exons ATGTTCGTCAGCAAAATGACTTTGAATCAGTCCGGTCTGTTTGGACAAATAGATGATCTGCAAGACCTCACATTCATCGAAAGACCAATACGGAGGAGTTTAAAG ACTGCTGAGGAGATTGACAAGCTGACTGTGGATGAAGACTTAAATGACATTGAGCGAGCAGTTTACCTGCTCAG CTCGGGCCAGGACGTCCAGCGGGCGAGTGTGATCGTGAACCTGCCAACGCTGGTGCGGCAGAACCCAGCCGAAACCTTCCGGAGGGTGGTGCCAAAAGTCAGG GAAGTGCTCCATGTTGCTGGGGTGGAGATGCAGCTAGCTGCGGCGAGTTCCTTCCTGACTATCCTCCAGGATGACATCGTCCTCATTCAGACTCACACCCACTCAATCTTGCAGATAGTCCTCCTCAACTTGGACCATCGGGAGACAG TGGTCAGCAATGCTTGGTTGGAGACTTTGCTCGCATCTATCGACGCTTTACCAAAGGAGACCATTAGGCAAGAG ATCCTGAGTCCATTGGTGTCGAAAGCTCAGCTGTCCCAATCTGTTCAGGCCCGCCTTGCCAGCTGTCGGATTCTGGGGAAGGTAGCGGGAAAGTTTGACTCCTCCGT agTGAAGAAGGACCTGCTGCCCCTGGTCCGGTCGCTGTGCCAGGATGTGGAGTATGAGGTGCGCTCCTGCATGTGCCGGCAGCTGGAGGACATCGCCAGGGGAATTGG GCTGGATCACACGAAAGCCGTGGTTCTACCTGAACTGGTGGAGCTTGCTCGGGACGAGGGCAGCACGGTTCGTCTGGCCGCCTTCGACACCATTATCAACCTCCTGGAGATGTTTGACAGTG ATGACCGGACACGCGTCATCTTCCCGCTGGTCAAGACCTTTTGCGAGAAGTGCTTCAAGGCCGACGAAGCCGTCCTGGCCTCACTCTCCTTCCAGTATGGGAAGCTGTGCCATGGGCTCTCAG CTTGTTTCACTGAGGAGCAGCACCTATGGTTCCTGGAGTTCTATAAGAAGCTCTGCTTCCTCGGGCTGCAGCATGAGAACGGCCACTGTGAGAGCCAGGCGTACCAGCTAGAGCTGGAGAATAAGTACGCCATGGTGCGTCGAAACTGCGCCTACAACTTTCCA gCCATGATGCTGTTTGCAGACCCAAACCACTTTCTGTCTGAGCTGTACCGGACCTTCTCCAGCCTGTGTCACGACCCCGAGATCTCAGTGCGGCGGACTGCGGCAGAGGGGTTCCATGAG GTGGTTAAACTGCTGGGTCCTAATGTCCACTACGTTCACAAGGAGCTGGTGACGTTACTGCAGGATGATTCGTTAGAG GTTCTGGACGCTCTGCTGAACCACCTGCAGGAGACCCTGGAGCTGGCGACGTCGAGAGGAGAGGGAGCGGGGCCCGAGAGCAAG CTGGTGAACGTGCCTGACCTGGTGCCGGCGCTGGTGGCGGCGGAGCAGAAGGCCGCGTCCTCCCTGCGGTGGCGCGTCCACGAAAGGCTACTGCACTGCTACGCCTGCCTGCCCCGCGTCGTCCCCGCTGACCAGATCTACTTCCGCTTCCTGCAGAGAATGTTTAGCATCATCACCACCAAC AATGTTCTGCCGGTCCAGAGAGAGGCTGCaaggacactgtgtgtgtttcttcgcTATAATCGCAAGCAGGAGCAACGGCAAGAGATCCTCACCAAGATCATGCAGG AACTTGGCCAGGGTAGAAGCTACTGGAACCGGCTCCGGTATCTCGACCTGTGTGAGATCACTATGGAACTCTTTTCAAAGTCCTACTTCTGCAAGCACTTCCTGATCCAGGCCCTAGAGCTGGTCAGCGACCCTGTGGCCAACGTCAG GTATAAGCTGTGCCACATGCTGCCCAGGCTGCGCTCCACCATCCGGCTGCCCGCAGACAAGCACCTGCTCCAGCAGCTGGAGTTCTGCGTGCGGAAACTGTTGTGCCGCGAGAAGGACAAGGACGTGGTGGCCACCATACGCAAG ATAGTGCTAGAGTTGGACAAGATGGAAATCACTGAACCG TATCACAAACGGCACGAAAGAGATCTGCTGGAccagaagaaagaaaaggaggaggCGCTGTTGCTGGAGATG GAAATGCTGGAGCGACAGCAGAGTGAAGCCAAGCTGGTGGGCGAGAAGCACATCGAAAAGAAAC GAAGAGACAGTAAGACAGGGCTGTCGGGGAGTAAAGGAATGTCAGGGTCCACGTCAGGAGCAACGCTATCCACGTCAGCCG GTAAAGAGATGAGGAAGGCCAAACTAGCCCGGAGTCGTTCCCTCAGTAGTCATCCCACCACCCCCAAGATGTCCAactcttcagacaaaactcT AAAAGTGAAAGAGTCTGGAAGTTGTCCTGGCTCTGGGAAGAGCTCCATGCTAGCAGTGAAtg ATGACACGATGCGGCCCCACCACTACAGTGTGGCGTCCTCGTCGTCCTCACTGTCCCCGACCCCATCCACCTCCTCCATGCCCGTCCTCATCCGCAGCAACACGTCCAGCTCTGTGGATCACCGTGGAAACGGGGGCAAGGACACGCAGTCCAGGAAGCTCTCCAT TCAAAGAAAGTCCAACTCGTTCGGAATGCAGTCCGGGAGGGAATGA
- the ppp4r4 gene encoding serine/threonine-protein phosphatase 4 regulatory subunit 4 isoform X1: MFVSKMTLNQSGLFGQIDDLQDLTFIERPIRRSLKTAEEIDKLTVDEDLNDIERAVYLLSSGQDVQRASVIVNLPTLVRQNPAETFRRVVPKVREVLHVAGVEMQLAAASSFLTILQDDIVLIQTHTHSILQIVLLNLDHRETVVSNAWLETLLASIDALPKETIRQEILSPLVSKAQLSQSVQARLASCRILGKVAGKFDSSVVKKDLLPLVRSLCQDVEYEVRSCMCRQLEDIARGIGLDHTKAVVLPELVELARDEGSTVRLAAFDTIINLLEMFDSALSPSPVDDRTRVIFPLVKTFCEKCFKADEAVLASLSFQYGKLCHGLSACFTEEQHLWFLEFYKKLCFLGLQHENGHCESQAYQLELENKYAMVRRNCAYNFPAMMLFADPNHFLSELYRTFSSLCHDPEISVRRTAAEGFHEVVKLLGPNVHYVHKELVTLLQDDSLEVLDALLNHLQETLELATSRGEGAGPESKLVNVPDLVPALVAAEQKAASSLRWRVHERLLHCYACLPRVVPADQIYFRFLQRMFSIITTNNVLPVQREAARTLCVFLRYNRKQEQRQEILTKIMQELGQGRSYWNRLRYLDLCEITMELFSKSYFCKHFLIQALELVSDPVANVRYKLCHMLPRLRSTIRLPADKHLLQQLEFCVRKLLCREKDKDVVATIRKIVLELDKMEITEPYHKRHERDLLDQKKEKEEALLLEMEMLERQQSEAKLVGEKHIEKKRRDSKTGLSGSKGMSGSTSGATLSTSAGKEMRKAKLARSRSLSSHPTTPKMSNSSDKTLKVKESGSCPGSGKSSMLAVNDDTMRPHHYSVASSSSSLSPTPSTSSMPVLIRSNTSSSVDHRGNGGKDTQSRKLSIQRKSNSFGMQSGRE, encoded by the exons ATGTTCGTCAGCAAAATGACTTTGAATCAGTCCGGTCTGTTTGGACAAATAGATGATCTGCAAGACCTCACATTCATCGAAAGACCAATACGGAGGAGTTTAAAG ACTGCTGAGGAGATTGACAAGCTGACTGTGGATGAAGACTTAAATGACATTGAGCGAGCAGTTTACCTGCTCAG CTCGGGCCAGGACGTCCAGCGGGCGAGTGTGATCGTGAACCTGCCAACGCTGGTGCGGCAGAACCCAGCCGAAACCTTCCGGAGGGTGGTGCCAAAAGTCAGG GAAGTGCTCCATGTTGCTGGGGTGGAGATGCAGCTAGCTGCGGCGAGTTCCTTCCTGACTATCCTCCAGGATGACATCGTCCTCATTCAGACTCACACCCACTCAATCTTGCAGATAGTCCTCCTCAACTTGGACCATCGGGAGACAG TGGTCAGCAATGCTTGGTTGGAGACTTTGCTCGCATCTATCGACGCTTTACCAAAGGAGACCATTAGGCAAGAG ATCCTGAGTCCATTGGTGTCGAAAGCTCAGCTGTCCCAATCTGTTCAGGCCCGCCTTGCCAGCTGTCGGATTCTGGGGAAGGTAGCGGGAAAGTTTGACTCCTCCGT agTGAAGAAGGACCTGCTGCCCCTGGTCCGGTCGCTGTGCCAGGATGTGGAGTATGAGGTGCGCTCCTGCATGTGCCGGCAGCTGGAGGACATCGCCAGGGGAATTGG GCTGGATCACACGAAAGCCGTGGTTCTACCTGAACTGGTGGAGCTTGCTCGGGACGAGGGCAGCACGGTTCGTCTGGCCGCCTTCGACACCATTATCAACCTCCTGGAGATGTTTGACAGTG CCCTCTCCCCCTCGCCTGTAGATGACCGGACACGCGTCATCTTCCCGCTGGTCAAGACCTTTTGCGAGAAGTGCTTCAAGGCCGACGAAGCCGTCCTGGCCTCACTCTCCTTCCAGTATGGGAAGCTGTGCCATGGGCTCTCAG CTTGTTTCACTGAGGAGCAGCACCTATGGTTCCTGGAGTTCTATAAGAAGCTCTGCTTCCTCGGGCTGCAGCATGAGAACGGCCACTGTGAGAGCCAGGCGTACCAGCTAGAGCTGGAGAATAAGTACGCCATGGTGCGTCGAAACTGCGCCTACAACTTTCCA gCCATGATGCTGTTTGCAGACCCAAACCACTTTCTGTCTGAGCTGTACCGGACCTTCTCCAGCCTGTGTCACGACCCCGAGATCTCAGTGCGGCGGACTGCGGCAGAGGGGTTCCATGAG GTGGTTAAACTGCTGGGTCCTAATGTCCACTACGTTCACAAGGAGCTGGTGACGTTACTGCAGGATGATTCGTTAGAG GTTCTGGACGCTCTGCTGAACCACCTGCAGGAGACCCTGGAGCTGGCGACGTCGAGAGGAGAGGGAGCGGGGCCCGAGAGCAAG CTGGTGAACGTGCCTGACCTGGTGCCGGCGCTGGTGGCGGCGGAGCAGAAGGCCGCGTCCTCCCTGCGGTGGCGCGTCCACGAAAGGCTACTGCACTGCTACGCCTGCCTGCCCCGCGTCGTCCCCGCTGACCAGATCTACTTCCGCTTCCTGCAGAGAATGTTTAGCATCATCACCACCAAC AATGTTCTGCCGGTCCAGAGAGAGGCTGCaaggacactgtgtgtgtttcttcgcTATAATCGCAAGCAGGAGCAACGGCAAGAGATCCTCACCAAGATCATGCAGG AACTTGGCCAGGGTAGAAGCTACTGGAACCGGCTCCGGTATCTCGACCTGTGTGAGATCACTATGGAACTCTTTTCAAAGTCCTACTTCTGCAAGCACTTCCTGATCCAGGCCCTAGAGCTGGTCAGCGACCCTGTGGCCAACGTCAG GTATAAGCTGTGCCACATGCTGCCCAGGCTGCGCTCCACCATCCGGCTGCCCGCAGACAAGCACCTGCTCCAGCAGCTGGAGTTCTGCGTGCGGAAACTGTTGTGCCGCGAGAAGGACAAGGACGTGGTGGCCACCATACGCAAG ATAGTGCTAGAGTTGGACAAGATGGAAATCACTGAACCG TATCACAAACGGCACGAAAGAGATCTGCTGGAccagaagaaagaaaaggaggaggCGCTGTTGCTGGAGATG GAAATGCTGGAGCGACAGCAGAGTGAAGCCAAGCTGGTGGGCGAGAAGCACATCGAAAAGAAAC GAAGAGACAGTAAGACAGGGCTGTCGGGGAGTAAAGGAATGTCAGGGTCCACGTCAGGAGCAACGCTATCCACGTCAGCCG GTAAAGAGATGAGGAAGGCCAAACTAGCCCGGAGTCGTTCCCTCAGTAGTCATCCCACCACCCCCAAGATGTCCAactcttcagacaaaactcT AAAAGTGAAAGAGTCTGGAAGTTGTCCTGGCTCTGGGAAGAGCTCCATGCTAGCAGTGAAtg ATGACACGATGCGGCCCCACCACTACAGTGTGGCGTCCTCGTCGTCCTCACTGTCCCCGACCCCATCCACCTCCTCCATGCCCGTCCTCATCCGCAGCAACACGTCCAGCTCTGTGGATCACCGTGGAAACGGGGGCAAGGACACGCAGTCCAGGAAGCTCTCCAT TCAAAGAAAGTCCAACTCGTTCGGAATGCAGTCCGGGAGGGAATGA